In Xenorhabdus nematophila ATCC 19061, one DNA window encodes the following:
- a CDS encoding lysoplasmalogenase: protein MSWPFLAVFFSGWLYIDAAYRGTNWQQWVFRPVTMLLLLFWACQAPNLETSGYLIITGLLTALLSDALRMLPSKYLLFSFITLFLSYLLYAISFALPMSFSFFFPLPLILLAIGIVVILIVWTRLDNMRWRVIDSSMMALLMVWVAGEQYFSLSNESRFSVIAGASLLLVAHCINIIDRYRFSFKLSKALVAASSFIGHFLIIRSLFL from the coding sequence ATGAGTTGGCCATTTCTTGCTGTGTTTTTCTCTGGATGGTTATATATTGATGCTGCCTATCGTGGCACCAACTGGCAGCAATGGGTTTTCCGCCCCGTCACCATGCTGCTTTTGTTATTTTGGGCATGCCAGGCTCCCAATCTTGAGACTTCAGGCTATCTCATTATTACAGGTCTTCTCACCGCGTTGCTTTCTGATGCTCTCCGAATGCTCCCAAGTAAATATTTACTGTTCTCATTTATCACGCTGTTCCTGAGTTACTTGTTATATGCCATCAGCTTTGCCTTACCTATGAGCTTCAGTTTCTTCTTCCCGCTGCCACTGATTTTACTCGCCATCGGCATTGTGGTTATTCTTATTGTCTGGACTCGCCTTGATAACATGCGCTGGCGGGTCATAGATAGTTCTATGATGGCGCTTCTGATGGTTTGGGTCGCAGGAGAGCAATATTTTTCACTCAGTAATGAAAGTCGTTTTTCTGTCATAGCAGGCGCGAGCCTTTTACTCGTTGCTCATTGTATCAATATCATTGATCGGTACCGTTTCTCTTTTAAATTGTCAAAAGCACTTGTCGCTGCGAGCAGTTTTATCGGGCACTTTTTGATTATTCGTTCACTGTTCCTATAA
- a CDS encoding DUF1145 family protein yields MFIQLGRVIMVFVWGIMIFNLFHPFPKPLKYFMDIAMVFTVIMHAFQLLLLKHSQPKDQKLSAILQTKIFFFGVFELLEWQKKQRREKK; encoded by the coding sequence ATGTTTATTCAATTAGGAAGAGTTATCATGGTTTTCGTTTGGGGGATCATGATCTTCAACTTATTTCATCCTTTCCCTAAGCCATTGAAATATTTTATGGATATTGCCATGGTATTCACAGTGATCATGCATGCTTTTCAGTTACTGCTGTTAAAGCACTCTCAGCCTAAAGACCAAAAACTGTCTGCTATTCTTCAAACCAAAATTTTCTTTTTCGGTGTCTTTGAACTATTGGAATGGCAGAAAAAACAACGGCGAGAAAAAAAATAA
- the rsmD gene encoding 16S rRNA (guanine(966)-N(2))-methyltransferase has protein sequence MTKKPQRASLGQIRIIGGKWRGRKLPVPDSDGLRPTTDRVRETLFNWLMPIIQEARCLDCFSGSGALGFEALSRYASHATLIEYDRNVAKQLSANLALLNAENADVVQENALQYLNNPGTPFDVVFLDPPFRKGMLTETIHLLENNGWLAEESWIYVEAESESAATQVPAHWQLHREKIAGQVAYRLYIRHQESAV, from the coding sequence ATGACTAAAAAACCACAGCGCGCGTCGTTGGGACAAATCCGTATTATTGGCGGCAAATGGCGCGGAAGAAAATTGCCGGTTCCTGATAGTGACGGGTTACGCCCAACAACTGATCGGGTCCGTGAAACGCTTTTTAACTGGCTTATGCCTATCATTCAGGAAGCCCGTTGTCTTGATTGTTTTTCAGGCAGCGGAGCGCTCGGGTTTGAGGCTTTGTCACGCTACGCAAGCCACGCTACCTTAATTGAATATGATCGCAATGTAGCAAAACAACTGTCGGCTAATTTAGCCTTGCTTAACGCTGAAAATGCCGATGTGGTACAGGAGAATGCTCTACAATATCTTAATAATCCAGGAACACCATTTGATGTCGTTTTCCTTGATCCCCCATTCCGTAAAGGAATGCTTACCGAAACCATCCATTTATTGGAAAACAATGGCTGGCTAGCAGAAGAAAGCTGGATTTATGTCGAGGCAGAATCAGAATCTGCAGCAACCCAAGTTCCTGCACACTGGCAGCTACACAGGGAAAAAATTGCCGGGCAAGTTGCTTACCGATTGTATATCCGCCACCAGGAATCTGCGGTCTGA
- the ftsY gene encoding signal recognition particle-docking protein FtsY, whose product MAKEKKKGFFSWFGLGRQDKKQQEEQTEQERLAAEEAARRAAAEAEQQRLAEETARRAAAEAEQQRLAEEAARRAAAEAEQQRLVEEAARRAAAAEAEQQRLAEEAARRAAAAEAEQQRLAEEAARRAAAEAEQQRLAEEAARQAEEQVALSKEQERPSKEGFFTRLKRSLVKTRQNLGSGFLSLFRGKKIDDELFEELEEQLLIADVGVETTSKIITSLTAHASRKELKDAEALYSKLKEEMSDILVKVDKPLEIEGKSPYVILMVGVNGVGKTTTIGKLARQYQSQGKSVMLAAGDTFRAAAVEQLQVWGDRNKIPVVAQHTGADPASVIFDAIQSAKAKGVDILIADTAGRLQNKSHLMEELKKIVRVMKKLDEEAPHEIMLTLDASTGQNAVSQAKLFHEAVGLTGISLTKLDGTAKGGVIFAIADQFEIPIRYIGVGEGIEDLRPFKADDFIEALFARED is encoded by the coding sequence ATGGCAAAAGAGAAAAAAAAAGGTTTCTTCTCTTGGTTTGGACTGGGTCGTCAAGATAAGAAACAACAAGAAGAACAAACTGAGCAAGAACGATTAGCTGCGGAAGAAGCCGCCCGTCGCGCTGCCGCAGAAGCAGAACAACAGCGTTTAGCGGAAGAAACCGCCCGCCGCGCCGCAGCAGAAGCGGAACAGCAACGTTTGGCGGAAGAAGCCGCCCGTCGCGCCGCAGCAGAAGCGGAACAGCAACGTTTGGTGGAAGAAGCCGCCCGTCGCGCCGCCGCAGCAGAAGCGGAGCAGCAGCGTTTGGCGGAAGAAGCCGCCCGTCGCGCCGCCGCAGCAGAAGCGGAGCAGCAGCGTTTGGCGGAAGAAGCCGCTCGTCGCGCTGCCGCAGAAGCAGAACAACAGCGTTTAGCGGAAGAAGCCGCCCGGCAAGCTGAAGAACAGGTTGCATTATCTAAAGAACAGGAGCGCCCGAGTAAAGAAGGGTTTTTCACTCGTTTGAAACGCAGTCTGGTTAAAACCCGCCAAAATCTTGGCTCTGGTTTTTTGAGTTTATTCCGCGGCAAGAAAATTGATGATGAGCTGTTTGAAGAACTGGAAGAACAGCTACTGATTGCAGATGTAGGGGTTGAAACGACCAGCAAGATCATCACTAGCCTGACAGCCCATGCCAGCCGCAAAGAATTGAAAGATGCAGAAGCGCTTTACTCTAAACTGAAAGAAGAGATGTCAGACATTCTGGTGAAAGTGGATAAGCCACTGGAGATTGAAGGTAAATCCCCTTATGTCATTCTGATGGTGGGCGTAAATGGTGTCGGTAAAACAACAACCATTGGTAAATTAGCCCGCCAATACCAGTCTCAGGGCAAATCTGTCATGTTGGCCGCAGGGGACACGTTCCGTGCCGCAGCAGTCGAGCAGTTGCAGGTTTGGGGTGACCGCAACAAAATTCCTGTCGTTGCTCAGCATACAGGCGCTGATCCTGCCTCAGTGATTTTTGATGCTATTCAATCAGCCAAGGCCAAAGGTGTCGATATCTTGATTGCGGATACCGCGGGGCGGTTGCAGAACAAATCTCACCTGATGGAAGAACTGAAAAAAATCGTTCGGGTGATGAAAAAACTGGATGAAGAAGCACCACATGAAATTATGCTGACACTGGATGCCAGCACAGGCCAAAACGCAGTAAGTCAGGCTAAACTATTCCATGAAGCTGTGGGATTGACGGGTATTTCACTGACCAAACTGGATGGGACTGCGAAAGGGGGCGTTATCTTCGCTATTGCCGACCAATTTGAGATCCCGATCCGTTACATTGGGGTAGGGGAAGGCATTGAAGATCTCCGTCCATTTAAGGCAGACGATTTTATTGAGGCTCTTTTTGCCCGAGAGGATTAA
- the ftsE gene encoding cell division ATP-binding protein FtsE: MIRFEQVSKAYLGGRQALQGVDFHLLPGEMAFLTGHSGAGKSTLLKLICGIERPSAGNIWFAGHDVSRLTSREIPFLRRQIGMIFQDHHLLLDRTVYENIAMPLIISGASAEDIRRRVSAALDKVGLLDKAKNFPIQLSGGEQQRVGIARAVVNKPTVLLADEPTGNLDGELSEGIMRLFEAFNRVGVTVLMATHDIALIERRNNRILTLNQGRMQGGQHG; the protein is encoded by the coding sequence ATGATTCGCTTTGAACAGGTCAGTAAAGCCTATCTGGGAGGGCGGCAAGCGCTGCAAGGGGTGGATTTTCATCTGCTTCCCGGTGAAATGGCATTTTTAACCGGTCATTCAGGGGCTGGTAAAAGTACACTTTTAAAACTTATCTGTGGTATCGAACGTCCCAGCGCTGGCAACATCTGGTTTGCGGGTCATGACGTCAGTCGGTTAACGTCTCGTGAGATCCCTTTCCTGCGTCGTCAGATCGGTATGATTTTTCAGGATCATCACCTGCTGCTGGATCGTACAGTATACGAGAATATTGCCATGCCTCTGATCATATCAGGGGCAAGTGCTGAGGATATTCGTCGGCGGGTATCTGCGGCACTGGATAAAGTCGGCTTACTGGACAAAGCGAAAAATTTTCCCATCCAGCTTTCTGGTGGTGAGCAGCAGCGTGTTGGCATTGCCCGCGCTGTCGTGAACAAACCCACTGTTTTGCTGGCGGATGAACCGACAGGAAATCTGGATGGTGAATTATCTGAGGGGATTATGCGTCTGTTTGAGGCATTTAACCGCGTTGGTGTGACGGTTTTGATGGCAACGCATGATATTGCCCTGATTGAGCGAAGAAACAACCGTATCCTGACTCTGAATCAGGGGCGTATGCAAGGAGGGCAACATGGTTAA
- the ftsX gene encoding permease-like cell division protein FtsX: MVKPVRHSAKKTLPPKSKSLKGGWRVQRRYAWKSTLSDMLRQPLATLLTIMVIAISLTLPSVFYIVWKNVNQAVVQWYPIPQLTVYLDKSLNDNSAKGVIDQLKSMEGVQSVNYLSREEAVNEFRAWSGFASALNLLEENPLPAVAIVSPKLNFQDSQAITALRDQVAQIKGIEEVRMDDSWFARLTALTSLIGRIAAVIGILMVVALLLVIGNSVRLSIFSRRETINVMKLIGATDGFILRPFLNGGALLGILGAVFSLILSSLLVWKLSNVVMEVAGVFGTSFKLHGLGWDESLLLVLIAGMIGWIAAWFATIQHLRRFRPE, encoded by the coding sequence ATGGTTAAGCCTGTCCGTCATTCAGCAAAAAAAACATTGCCCCCCAAGTCCAAGTCGTTGAAAGGCGGATGGCGTGTACAGCGGCGCTATGCGTGGAAAAGTACCCTGTCAGATATGTTGCGCCAGCCGTTAGCCACATTATTGACCATCATGGTGATTGCGATTTCATTGACCCTGCCAAGCGTGTTTTATATCGTTTGGAAAAATGTTAACCAGGCGGTGGTACAGTGGTATCCCATTCCGCAACTCACGGTCTATTTGGATAAATCACTGAATGACAATAGTGCCAAAGGAGTCATTGATCAGCTGAAAAGCATGGAAGGTGTGCAATCAGTGAATTACCTTTCCCGTGAAGAAGCGGTAAATGAATTTCGGGCGTGGTCTGGGTTCGCCAGTGCGTTGAATCTGTTGGAAGAAAATCCTTTGCCGGCAGTTGCCATTGTCTCTCCCAAGTTAAATTTTCAAGATTCACAAGCAATAACAGCTTTGCGTGATCAGGTGGCCCAGATTAAAGGCATTGAAGAGGTCAGAATGGATGACAGTTGGTTTGCCCGGCTGACTGCGCTGACTTCGCTTATTGGCCGAATCGCTGCCGTCATAGGTATCTTGATGGTGGTGGCATTGCTTTTGGTGATTGGTAATAGTGTTCGTCTGAGTATCTTTAGTCGCCGTGAAACCATTAATGTGATGAAACTGATTGGGGCAACGGATGGCTTTATTCTGCGTCCTTTCCTCAATGGTGGAGCTTTGTTGGGGATTTTGGGCGCTGTTTTTTCCCTGATCCTTTCGTCCTTATTAGTGTGGAAACTCTCTAATGTCGTCATGGAAGTGGCAGGGGTATTCGGAACGAGTTTTAAACTGCATGGATTGGGATGGGATGAATCACTGTTGCTGGTACTTATTGCAGGTATGATAGGTTGGATTGCAGCGTGGTTTGCCACAATTCAGCATTTACGTCGTT